CGGTCGAAGAGAAAATATCTCGCGTGAGGGTTTTTCTGCTTGCGATACCGTTGTGTGTCGGCTATGATGGTGCAGGTGTGCATCGGGTATCGAGGAAGAATGGTAAAGCGATCCCCGAAGCACGCAGCAACGCGATGCAACTCTGCTGTTAGGACGCGCGTCCGGAAGGAGGAGAATCGATGGACCGCAAGTACTCTGTAGCGATCGTCGGGCTGGTTGTGATAGGTCTCTGTGCGGGTCAGGCTTTCGCTGCCTGGATCCCCGGAGATGGCGCGAAGATCGTGCGAATTGACGCAAGCCAGAACGGAAAAGCGGGCTACTTGCAGTTTGTCTTCACGCCTGGGGCTCCCATCGATGGCGTTTGGACTTGGCGGTTGCCTTCAGGTCAGCAAAACCGCGAGATTAAAGCCGGTTCAGAGGTCTTGGCCACGCTCGAAGACCTTCTCCTGGAGATCGACACAGACCCTGCGGTCACGCTCAGCTTTGCAGTTGTTGCCGGGGGCGCGCCTACAACATTCACCATCAGCACGGCGACGGTTCCCTTCCCGGCGATTGTCAATCCCCTCGCCTATGCGACGGCCGCCATTACGGTCACCGACAATGACAGCAACGGGGCCAGCGCCACAGGTCTTTACCCGGGAGCCAAAGCATATCAAGCCAGATACAACAGCCCGGCCGTGCCATGGGCGAACCTTGTGAGCACGGTCACCGCACTGCCGGATTCGAGCGCGGTCGGAACCGAGCGCCAGCCTGCCAGCGGTCGGCAGACCATTTTGGCGACAGTGGACAGAATCGAAGCCGAGTTCAAGTTCACCTTGTCGGCGAACGACCAGGCAAGTGGCACCAGCCGGTTCGACATCATTATTCCAGAGCCGGCAGCGTTGGGCGTCTTTGGATTAGGCGTTCTCTTCCTGTTGCGGCGCCGTTGATCGCCGTTTCATGAAGCGCTGATGCCGGAATCTCAGCACGAAAAAGGGGCCGCTCCATGGGGGCGGTCCCTTTTGTTGCTGATCATTCGCCGCTCTCAGCATCCCCGATGCACGCCGCTGCTCCTCGGTGCGGGTCGAAGAAGTTAACGATGAGACTGTAGAAGTAGGAGCGGTTGTAGGCCGCAAAACCGATGTGGCCCCCGCCGCGAAGCATGATCGCCGCCATCTTCGGGTTGGAAGTCTGTGCCACCAGCTCGGCCGTGTCCCGTGCGTCGAGGAACGGATCGTTGACCGAGCTGACAATCAGCACCGGCACCCGAGCCCGCTCCATTTTGTCGCCGTGCGGAAGCCCACGGTAGGGCAGGAAGCGAAGAGCCTGGTAGCCGTCCGCGATCGGCAGCGACGGCCCGAAGAAGGATCCCGAGAACTCGTACGCGATCAGGTGCCGCAGATTGCCCGATACCTCGGGATGTCCCTTCCGAATCATCCGTTCTTGGACGAATTGCTGCAGAAAATATGCCGAAGGATTGGTGAATACTTCATTCACGTGATCGCAGGTATCCACGACTTCCTCCCAGGCCAGCACCGGGGCAAACGCCAGGATTCCCGCCGTGTAGTGGCGCCGCCGCGAAGGAGGGTCCAGGAACGGCGCTAGCCTGTCGGTGATGCTCGGATCGTCCGGTTGCCGCCCGTCGTACCAGGCCGTCAGCATGGCCAGGTTACCGCCCCAGCAGAAGCTGAGCATACCCGTGCGCCGGATCTGCGGGTAGTTGTCTTCAAGCCACTCGGAGACTTTGAGCATGTCCTGCATCTCGATGACGCCGAAGTTGTAGTAGACGTCCGGGTATCGCAAGTCGGTGTGGCCGTGACCGCGCAGCTCCAGAGCCAGCACGTGGAAGCCGGCCCGTTGCAGAGAATGTGAGACGTATTCCGTCCGCGAAACCGCGTTGTCGCCCAGAAAGCCGGGAACCATGACAATGCAGTCGGCCTCCCGGGGCCGGCCGTCTTCCTTTGCGAACCCCAGCCATCCACTGAGTTCGACGTCATCGCCCACAGGAATCCAAACCTGCGAGTACCCCGGCCACGGGTTGAGCGGTTTACTGATGGCCGGGGCCCGGCTGGCAGCTTGGGCGGTGTGCAGCAGCCCGTACCAGTTCTTCCTCAGGAGGTTGCCGTGTGCCGGATCCCGGCCGAAGTACCGATACACGTCCCGCGGCCGGCCCTCCGCGTCCACCATATCGTCGGTCAGCATGACCAGTCGGCCTCGCTCGGTGAGCAGGTGCTCTATCTGCCGATGGCTATGCTCCAGCCATTTGCGCGTTGAGCCGGCCATCGCCTGCCGCTCTTCGGGACCGGGAATCGAGATGAGCACACGGTCCTGTGGCCGCATCGGCCAAGGCTTTTCTTCGAAGCCACAGGCCGTCACCAACGGAAGCAGCAGCACGCCCACGGTTCTTGCCAAGTCCATTGATGAGACACACCGGCCCGCGCGTCGGTGGCCCCACAGCCGGCTCGAAGGTCGGCTCCCGCGGCCCAGCGCCAAGCCAGGCGCGCGATTGGAAAGAGCCATGACGAACCGACGCGGATTCGCTAGACTACCCGCCTTTGGTTCATGCGCGCTACACGGGGTCATCGATAAGATGTATTCTCGTCGGTACGTCATTCTGGTTCTTCTCTTGCTCGGTAGCGCCACCGCGGTGGCCCACTACAAGGCAATCTGGGACGGCTGGTTTCTCGACGACCACTGGCACCGTCGCCAATACATGGACGACCGGTGGTCCTTGAAAGCGCTGCTCGACGCCACCACGATCAAGCCCGATGCATTCATCGAGACATGGTGGCAGACCGAGAACATCCAGTGGCAATACATCCGTCCCGTGTCCATTCTTGTCGTGAAGGCCCTATACCGTCTGAGCAATGGCAGCGTCAAGACGCTGCATCTGCTGAGCATCGTGCTGCACTTGGTGAACGCCGTGATGGTTCACCACCTCTGTCTCCGCTTGACGAAGATGCGATTCTGGTCGATCGTCGGAGCGCTGCTTTTCGTCGTCTATTCTCACAGCCTGTTCGCGGTGGCCTGGCTGGCGGCTCAGAACACCGTTCTGATGACGACGCTGACTCTCGGCGCGCTGCTGTGCTACGTCAGAGCATCGGGTTTGAATCTCTACGCCGCACCGGCGGCGGATCCCAAACCGGCTCAAGCCGGATTGCACGCGGCGGAAGGCCGAAACCTGAACGGCCACGCTCCGCCCATGCGCTGGTCTTGGTTTGCCGGTGCGATGTTCCTTTGGGTGTTGGCTCTGGGCAGTCGTGAAAACGCGATTGTTCTTCCTCTTCTTGTTGCATCCTTCGATCTTGCCTTTGGGGGGCGGCGGCACCTGCGCACGCGACTGCCCGGATTGCTTCTCATGGTTGCAGTTGCCGTCATGTTCATGATCTGGCGT
The nucleotide sequence above comes from Phycisphaerae bacterium. Encoded proteins:
- a CDS encoding PEP-CTERM sorting domain-containing protein, encoding MDRKYSVAIVGLVVIGLCAGQAFAAWIPGDGAKIVRIDASQNGKAGYLQFVFTPGAPIDGVWTWRLPSGQQNREIKAGSEVLATLEDLLLEIDTDPAVTLSFAVVAGGAPTTFTISTATVPFPAIVNPLAYATAAITVTDNDSNGASATGLYPGAKAYQARYNSPAVPWANLVSTVTALPDSSAVGTERQPASGRQTILATVDRIEAEFKFTLSANDQASGTSRFDIIIPEPAALGVFGLGVLFLLRRR
- a CDS encoding alpha/beta fold hydrolase; the encoded protein is MDLARTVGVLLLPLVTACGFEEKPWPMRPQDRVLISIPGPEERQAMAGSTRKWLEHSHRQIEHLLTERGRLVMLTDDMVDAEGRPRDVYRYFGRDPAHGNLLRKNWYGLLHTAQAASRAPAISKPLNPWPGYSQVWIPVGDDVELSGWLGFAKEDGRPREADCIVMVPGFLGDNAVSRTEYVSHSLQRAGFHVLALELRGHGHTDLRYPDVYYNFGVIEMQDMLKVSEWLEDNYPQIRRTGMLSFCWGGNLAMLTAWYDGRQPDDPSITDRLAPFLDPPSRRRHYTAGILAFAPVLAWEEVVDTCDHVNEVFTNPSAYFLQQFVQERMIRKGHPEVSGNLRHLIAYEFSGSFFGPSLPIADGYQALRFLPYRGLPHGDKMERARVPVLIVSSVNDPFLDARDTAELVAQTSNPKMAAIMLRGGGHIGFAAYNRSYFYSLIVNFFDPHRGAAACIGDAESGE